The proteins below are encoded in one region of Sphingobacterium sp. R2:
- the yiaA gene encoding inner membrane protein YiaA has translation MEPLKNMIEEKKAERDSNKRNPFKPTGAFIGASWAALLVGTVGYCIGLWNATMALNEKGYYFTILLFALFAVISVQKSVRDNAEGLAVTELYYGLSWFATIASVVLLTVGLWNAELLLSEKGFYAMSFSLSIFSAIAVQKNTRDAKLIDDHEIKL, from the coding sequence ATGGAACCGCTAAAAAACATGATTGAAGAAAAAAAAGCTGAAAGAGATTCAAACAAAAGAAATCCATTTAAACCAACAGGCGCATTTATAGGTGCTTCATGGGCCGCATTATTGGTTGGAACCGTTGGCTATTGTATAGGATTATGGAATGCAACAATGGCATTGAATGAAAAAGGGTATTATTTTACCATTTTACTGTTTGCCCTGTTTGCTGTTATCTCCGTTCAAAAAAGTGTCAGAGATAATGCGGAAGGACTGGCTGTTACCGAATTATATTATGGTCTCAGCTGGTTTGCAACAATTGCTTCCGTTGTTCTATTAACTGTAGGCCTATGGAATGCAGAACTGCTTTTAAGTGAGAAAGGATTCTATGCGATGTCCTTCTCCTTGAGTATATTCTCTGCAATCGCAGTTCAAAAGAATACACGCGATGCAAAACTTATCGATGACCATGAAATAAAACTTTAG